One part of the Actinomyces howellii genome encodes these proteins:
- a CDS encoding DUF6541 family protein codes for MATCVAFLVLLVLPGASVVAAFTSRSGVVLGAGPVVTVLLTAVVTLVMPLLGVPWTSVTGAAVLACACAVYPVRRLLAARRSGPRHRAPSWAGVQDVARTALVCLAAALPAMVLQVGVLARSMRRPYAILQNHDAMFHLNLIEEIRRTGDASTISAATSLNGGRFYSATFHALTAILPDAISTPLAFNIALVTIGALLLPFLTALLLHELGQPWWVRVLGPLAAMTTMWAPALLLYFHSHAAAGLSIVLVPGALAALAAAGQGPGSRRGVVAFLAVLSVASLTAAHPGGGQWMLIVLCVLGALEALRSAVSQRSRSPRRAARAVAAAALLLVPVLLMPLVPLLRDMAAFPRAPTTLGHGLAQALLLAPIEAVPTTYLLLVVLAGLGIASMLRAGAWRLPLVWLVSALLVVLISLPTGPWSALVGGFWGDDSRYLALESIVVGVLAAIGCRAVVDPVLRWVRDRPRRRLPAAVAPVLLVGLVLGGLLVGNERWITRGYQDSALVHPAWVSDAEMDLIVSDSADLFDGAVVYGVPSSGAGLVPVLSEGSSLFRLEGGVTGGAERYLASAFSSILSDPEVCRVIRGEGGTPLYYEDESLPQADFEARYPGFTEVDTSEGFELVAVLDTAVIWRITACE; via the coding sequence ATGGCGACGTGCGTCGCTTTCCTGGTCCTCCTCGTCCTTCCAGGCGCGAGCGTCGTGGCCGCCTTCACCTCCCGCAGCGGCGTCGTCCTGGGGGCCGGCCCTGTCGTCACGGTGCTGCTCACGGCGGTCGTCACGCTCGTCATGCCCCTCCTCGGAGTGCCGTGGACCTCGGTGACCGGTGCCGCGGTGCTGGCCTGCGCGTGCGCCGTCTACCCCGTCCGTCGTCTCCTGGCGGCTCGGCGCTCGGGTCCGAGGCACCGGGCCCCGAGCTGGGCCGGGGTCCAGGACGTGGCACGCACGGCGCTGGTCTGCCTGGCAGCGGCGCTGCCGGCCATGGTCCTCCAGGTCGGCGTCCTCGCGCGCTCCATGCGCCGCCCCTACGCGATCCTGCAGAACCACGACGCGATGTTCCACCTCAACCTCATCGAGGAGATCCGGCGAACAGGGGACGCCTCGACGATCAGCGCGGCGACCTCCCTCAACGGGGGGCGCTTCTACTCGGCGACCTTCCACGCCCTGACCGCGATCCTGCCCGACGCGATCTCCACCCCCTTGGCCTTCAACATCGCGCTCGTGACGATCGGCGCCCTGCTGCTGCCCTTCCTCACCGCCCTGCTGCTCCACGAGCTCGGCCAGCCCTGGTGGGTGCGCGTCCTCGGGCCGCTCGCGGCGATGACGACGATGTGGGCACCCGCGCTCCTGCTGTACTTCCACAGCCACGCCGCCGCGGGCCTGTCGATCGTGCTCGTGCCCGGTGCCCTGGCCGCCCTTGCGGCCGCCGGTCAGGGGCCGGGCTCCCGGCGTGGCGTCGTGGCCTTCCTGGCCGTGCTGTCGGTCGCCTCCCTGACCGCCGCCCACCCGGGGGGAGGGCAGTGGATGCTCATCGTCCTGTGCGTGCTCGGTGCGCTCGAGGCACTCAGAAGCGCGGTCTCGCAGCGCTCCCGCAGCCCACGCCGGGCCGCACGCGCCGTGGCGGCAGCCGCCCTCCTCCTCGTCCCCGTCCTCCTCATGCCGCTCGTGCCCCTTCTGCGGGACATGGCCGCCTTCCCCCGCGCGCCGACGACACTCGGCCACGGCCTCGCCCAGGCCCTGCTCCTGGCGCCGATCGAGGCGGTACCCACGACCTACCTCCTCCTCGTCGTGCTCGCGGGCCTCGGTATCGCCTCGATGCTGCGCGCCGGGGCGTGGCGGCTGCCCCTCGTCTGGCTGGTCAGCGCTCTGCTCGTCGTGCTCATCTCGCTGCCCACCGGACCGTGGTCGGCGCTTGTCGGCGGGTTCTGGGGTGACGACAGCCGGTACCTCGCCCTGGAGAGCATCGTGGTCGGCGTGCTCGCGGCCATCGGTTGCCGGGCGGTGGTCGACCCGGTCCTCAGGTGGGTGCGCGACCGCCCCAGGAGGCGGCTTCCCGCGGCAGTCGCGCCGGTGCTCCTCGTGGGGCTCGTCCTGGGCGGCCTGCTCGTGGGCAACGAGCGGTGGATCACCCGGGGCTACCAGGACAGCGCCCTCGTCCACCCCGCCTGGGTCTCCGACGCCGAGATGGACCTCATCGTCTCCGACTCCGCCGACCTGTTCGACGGCGCGGTGGTCTACGGGGTCCCGAGCTCGGGGGCGGGCCTGGTGCCCGTGCTCTCGGAGGGCTCGAGCCTGTTCCGTCTCGAGGGCGGCGTGACGGGCGGGGCCGAGCGCTACCTGGCCTCGGCCTTCAGCTCCATCCTGTCGGATCCCGAGGTCTGTCGCGTGATCCGCGGTGAGGGCGGCACCCCGCTGTACTACGAGGACGAGAGCCTCCCCCAGGCGGACTTCGAGGCCCGCTACCCCGGCTTCACCGAGGTCGACACGAGCGAGGGCTTCGAGCTGGTCGCCGTCCTCGACACCGCGGTCATCTGGCGCATCACCGCCTGCGAGTAG
- the rfbB gene encoding dTDP-glucose 4,6-dehydratase produces MNVLITGGAGFIGANFVHQTLVRHPDATVTVLDKLTYAGNEGSLADLGDRVRLVVGDIADADTVDPLVAQADVVVHFAAESHNDNSLRDPSPFVRTNLVGTFTLLEAVRRHKVRFHHVSTDEVYGDLELDDPAKFTPTTPYNPSSPYSASKAGSDLLVRAWVRSFGVEATISNCSNNYGPYQHIEKFIPRQITNLIDGVRPRLYGAGENVRDWIHVLDHNDAVWDIIEKGRIGETYLIGADGEKNNKEVVELILELMGHEPDDYEHVADRPGHDMRYAIDNSKLVSELGWSPRFTDFRSGLQATIDWYRDNESWWRPLKAEVEAKYAAQGQ; encoded by the coding sequence ATGAACGTCCTCATCACCGGCGGTGCCGGCTTCATCGGCGCCAACTTCGTCCACCAGACCCTCGTGCGCCACCCCGACGCGACGGTGACCGTCCTCGACAAGCTCACCTACGCCGGCAACGAGGGATCCCTGGCCGACCTCGGTGACCGGGTCCGGCTCGTCGTGGGGGACATCGCCGACGCCGACACCGTCGACCCGCTCGTCGCACAGGCGGACGTCGTCGTCCACTTCGCAGCCGAGTCCCACAACGACAACTCCCTGCGCGACCCCTCCCCCTTCGTCCGCACCAACCTCGTGGGCACCTTCACCCTCCTGGAGGCCGTGCGCCGTCACAAGGTGCGTTTCCACCACGTCTCCACCGACGAGGTCTACGGCGACCTCGAGCTCGACGACCCGGCGAAGTTCACTCCCACCACCCCCTACAACCCCTCCTCGCCCTACTCGGCCTCCAAGGCCGGCTCCGACCTGCTCGTGCGGGCCTGGGTGCGGTCCTTCGGCGTCGAGGCGACGATCTCGAACTGCTCGAACAACTACGGCCCCTACCAGCACATCGAGAAGTTCATCCCCCGCCAGATCACGAACCTCATCGACGGGGTGCGCCCCCGGTTGTACGGTGCCGGGGAGAACGTGCGCGACTGGATCCACGTCCTGGACCACAACGACGCCGTGTGGGACATCATCGAGAAGGGCAGGATCGGGGAGACCTACCTCATCGGCGCTGACGGCGAGAAGAACAACAAGGAGGTCGTCGAGCTCATCCTCGAGCTCATGGGCCACGAGCCCGACGACTACGAGCACGTGGCCGACCGCCCCGGCCACGACATGCGCTACGCCATCGACAACTCCAAGCTCGTCTCCGAGCTCGGCTGGTCCCCGCGGTTCACCGACTTCCGCTCCGGGCTCCAGGCGACGATCGACTGGTACCGCGACAACGAGTCCTGGTGGCGCCCGCTCAAGGCGGAGGTCGAGGCCAAGTACGCCGCCCAGGGACAGTGA
- a CDS encoding peptidoglycan recognition protein family protein → MSASRLLRLAAAVPLLAAGLVPTALAQEDPALEEGPVQLLELTTPQGEVTEAAQAGLDGAAQDGGAAQDGAAGTADGTSVVPARAELLAGLVAPAVVGGVDPEADAVLLTEPVEVDDFLVAGFTWTGSLPESLSVYLRVREDGTWSQWFLNEPSGAGRDDATGVAGTEEFITGGADAVQASVVGDAADLPADLTLALVPGQPVGEEVLDVADLPSAEAEPTGVAQDPAAADEATAATDMGTPAQPLPEQETQEEGQQGEQPTSTQGASPPAGTSAGSSVNPSLPTILAATTTANGLPVPVHTRAEWGANSAYMTWTPNHVAASHVVVHHTAGTNSYTASQSASVVRGIYYYHAVTLGWGDIGYNFLVDKYGQVFEGRSGTLNAAAGKMVVGGHAYGANTGTMGISMMGTYTSVSPSSAQVTAVGKISGWFLARAGVSSATGSASFTFRSSDKYAAGQTISLPRITGHRDVGRTACPGDAGYSTLGQVRSTAQSQMSSGSATPASTTRTIYLNDSWSAQAGTVFRYGLSSSLMLAGDWNGDGVTTLARRDGAVVGFRNTNTTGESLRTFIYGEPTDQVLVGDWDGNGTDTLAVRRGNVYHIKNSMYGGAADVAVAYGRATDEVVVGDWDGNGTDTLAVRRGNVYYVKNSLGSGAADVVVGYGRAGDVVLTGDWDGDGKDTLAVRRSNTYYVKNTMTAGAADITQPYGRPSDSVLVGDWNADRRDTLGVAR, encoded by the coding sequence ATGTCGGCCTCCCGACTTCTCCGCCTCGCAGCAGCAGTGCCGCTGCTGGCCGCGGGTCTCGTTCCCACCGCCCTCGCCCAGGAGGACCCGGCCCTTGAGGAGGGCCCGGTCCAGCTCCTCGAGCTGACCACCCCGCAGGGCGAGGTCACCGAGGCGGCCCAGGCAGGTCTCGACGGCGCCGCTCAGGACGGTGGCGCCGCTCAGGACGGTGCGGCCGGGACCGCGGACGGCACCTCGGTCGTGCCGGCCCGCGCCGAGCTCCTTGCCGGGCTCGTGGCCCCGGCGGTCGTCGGCGGCGTCGACCCCGAGGCCGACGCGGTCCTGCTCACCGAACCCGTCGAGGTCGATGACTTCCTCGTCGCGGGCTTCACCTGGACGGGGAGCCTGCCCGAGTCCCTGAGCGTCTACCTGCGGGTCCGTGAGGACGGGACGTGGTCGCAGTGGTTCCTCAACGAGCCCTCCGGTGCGGGGCGCGACGACGCCACCGGGGTCGCGGGCACCGAGGAGTTCATCACCGGCGGCGCCGACGCCGTGCAGGCCTCCGTCGTGGGGGACGCGGCCGACCTGCCGGCAGACCTCACCCTCGCCCTCGTGCCGGGGCAGCCCGTGGGCGAGGAGGTCCTCGACGTCGCCGACCTGCCCAGCGCCGAGGCCGAGCCCACAGGGGTCGCCCAGGACCCCGCCGCGGCCGACGAGGCCACCGCTGCCACCGACATGGGCACCCCGGCCCAGCCCCTGCCCGAGCAGGAGACGCAGGAGGAGGGTCAGCAGGGCGAGCAGCCGACCAGCACCCAGGGCGCGAGCCCGCCTGCGGGCACGAGCGCCGGCAGCTCGGTCAACCCGTCCCTGCCCACGATCCTGGCGGCCACGACGACCGCCAACGGTCTTCCCGTCCCCGTGCACACCCGGGCCGAGTGGGGAGCGAACTCCGCCTACATGACCTGGACGCCCAACCACGTCGCGGCCTCCCACGTCGTCGTCCACCACACGGCAGGGACGAACAGCTACACCGCGAGCCAGTCCGCCTCGGTGGTCAGGGGCATCTACTACTACCACGCCGTCACCCTGGGCTGGGGGGACATCGGCTACAACTTCCTCGTCGACAAGTACGGGCAGGTCTTCGAGGGACGCTCGGGCACGCTCAACGCCGCCGCGGGCAAGATGGTCGTGGGCGGGCACGCCTACGGCGCCAACACCGGGACGATGGGCATCTCGATGATGGGCACCTACACCTCGGTCAGCCCCTCCTCGGCCCAGGTGACGGCGGTCGGCAAGATCTCCGGCTGGTTCCTCGCCCGCGCCGGCGTCTCGAGCGCCACGGGGTCGGCCTCCTTCACCTTCCGCTCCTCCGACAAGTACGCCGCCGGCCAGACGATCTCCCTGCCCAGGATCACCGGCCACCGCGATGTCGGCCGGACCGCCTGCCCCGGGGACGCCGGCTACTCGACCCTGGGTCAGGTCCGCTCGACCGCGCAGAGCCAGATGTCGAGCGGCTCAGCGACCCCGGCCTCGACCACGCGCACGATCTACCTCAACGACTCGTGGAGCGCGCAGGCCGGCACGGTCTTCCGGTACGGGCTGTCGAGCTCGCTCATGCTCGCGGGGGACTGGAACGGTGACGGCGTCACGACCCTGGCCCGCCGCGACGGTGCCGTGGTCGGGTTCCGCAACACCAACACGACCGGGGAGTCGCTGCGCACCTTCATCTACGGCGAGCCCACCGACCAGGTGCTCGTGGGGGACTGGGACGGCAACGGCACCGACACCCTGGCCGTGCGCCGCGGCAACGTCTACCACATCAAGAACTCGATGTACGGGGGAGCGGCCGACGTCGCCGTGGCCTACGGACGGGCCACCGACGAGGTCGTCGTGGGGGACTGGGACGGCAACGGCACCGACACCCTGGCCGTGCGCCGCGGCAACGTCTACTACGTCAAGAACTCCCTGGGCTCGGGCGCGGCCGACGTCGTCGTGGGGTACGGCAGGGCAGGGGACGTCGTGCTGACCGGCGACTGGGACGGTGACGGCAAGGACACCCTGGCCGTGCGGCGCTCCAACACCTACTACGTCAAGAACACGATGACCGCAGGAGCCGCCGACATCACCCAGCCCTACGGCCGTCCGTCAGATAGTGTCCTCGTGGGCGACTGGAACGCCGACCGCAGGGACACCCTGGGGGTCGCCCGCTGA